In Ciconia boyciana chromosome 3, ASM3463844v1, whole genome shotgun sequence, a genomic segment contains:
- the KIZ gene encoding centrosomal protein kizuna isoform X7 — translation MPRVGRQAGMSTGAAVPRGLYHPATVFMGRHTSAISAARGLGMRQKPPQPTESRSAPDLPSCSPSLKGLGPESRSADLESDASVEGAVRCGDLAASEEGSEQLISSASDPEPATPEEEQPRGSVPGPKPRLSNWWTCREASWESSVELPVPVSAEEVMLSGPGVPRGTASAGSWERGRDAHAAGGSPLQPPNPPAAQAEPSVSSAPDGHRGMLAGLSPALQLIEDVVVRTSPRHRALYRGEHVGTMGTAELLSFCNRAGSLKEDDLEACEAVVLHQLRALLQSVLNGGLLPEKTLDAKGRAEDEKQTRPDQQRDVDVLWTCLSNHALFLKTHQVQLTEEVAEMFESLLVSSKKAQDGQALPVLREVLPEECGDRSSIQSNESSYSLPSIPNDGGDVKQAKHAPRLASAGEQEVTSWCEDESKEESAVEKIPITGWDSGDNSSKAKASQEMHSETSSSPNERSPPFSRTETRKGIVTAIKSKAFWGESDDSSSEIEAALRPQTHSTEPDEFDDFYD, via the exons atgcCGCGGGTTGGAAGACAGGCAGGAATGAGCACCGGGGCAGCTGTGCCAAGAGGACTGTATCATCCAGCAACAGTCTTTATGGGCCGCCACACATCAGCCATCTCAGCTGCCAGAGGTTTGGGCATGCGGCAGAaacccccccagcccacagAGAGCCGCTCGGCACCCGACCTGCCTTCGTGCTCTCCATCACTAAAAGGACTTGGTCCAGAGAGCAGAAGCGCTGATTTAGAGAGTGATGCATCAGTGGAGGGAGCAGTGAGGTGTGGGGACCTGGCAGCCAGTGAGGAAGGCTCCGAGCAGCTCATCTCCTCAGCATCTGATCCTGAACCAGCCACTCCCGAGGAGGAACAGCCGCGGGGAAGCGTCCCAG GACCAAAGCCTCGCCTGAGTAACTGGTGGACTTGCAGGGAGGCGAGCTGGGAGAGCAGCGTTGAGCTCCCGGTCCCCGTGAGCGCCGAGGAGGTGATGCTGAGCGGTCCCGGTGTGCCGCGAGGAACGGCCTCAGCGGGCAgctgggagcggggcagggATGCCCACGCTGCGGGGGGCTCCCCGCTGCAACCTCCAAACCCTCCCGCGGCACAGGCAGAGCCCTCGGTCAGCTCCGCACCGGATGG GCACCGCGGGATGCTGGCGGGACTCTCCCCTGCGCTGCAGTTGATAGAAGACGTGGTGGTGAGGACGAGCCCCCGGCACCGGGCGCTGTACCGGGGCGAGCACGTGGGGACGATGGGGACGGCGGAGCTGCTCAG CTTTTGTAATCGGGCCGGCAGTCTGAAAGAAGACGACCTTGAAGCATGCGAAGCAGTCGTCCTTCATCAGCTTCGGGCTTTATTACAGAGCGTGCTGAATGGAGGCCTCCTACCTGAGAAAACACTCGATGCTAAAGGTAGAGCGGAGGATGAAAAGCAGACCAG GCCAGACCAGCAGCGGGACGTGGACGTGCTGTGGACTTGCTTGAGCAACCATGCCTTGTTCTTGAAAACGCACCAGGTTCAGCTCACGGAAGAGGTGGCGGAGATGTTTGAAAGCCTGCTGGTTTCCAGCAAGAAGGCGCAGGATGGCCAG gCTCTACCGGTGTTGAGAGAGGTCCTTCCAGAAGAGTGTGGGGATAGGTCATCTATTCAGAGTAATGAATCATCTTACAGCTTGCCATCGATCCCAAACGACGGCGGGGACGTAAAGCAGGCAAAACACGCTCCCCGGCTCGCCAGCGCGGGAGAACAAG AAGTCACAAGCTGGTGTGAAGATGAGAGCAAGGAAGAAAGCGCGGTCGAAAAGATTCCTATTACAG GTTGGGATAGCGGTGATAATAGTTCCAAAGCGAAAGCAAGCCAAGAGATGCATTCGGAAACTAGTTCTTCACCGAATGAAAGAAGTCCCCCCTTCTCAAG gaCTGAAACCAGGAAGGGAATAGTAACTGCTATAAAATCCAAAG CTTTCTGGGGCGAATCTGACGACAGCAGCTCCGAGATTGAGGCTGCTTTGCGCCCACAAACTCACAGCACAGAACCAGACGAATTCGATGACTTCTATGACTGA